From one Lycium barbarum isolate Lr01 chromosome 6, ASM1917538v2, whole genome shotgun sequence genomic stretch:
- the LOC132644053 gene encoding uncharacterized protein LOC132644053 — translation MSNTNTENRKKLRYPHTVGKKSFAVIREEKQKEGPDAVTNKAIFVATGKRKPGQVYKDSYEDTIRKTAEMERIETQESEDGSQSVDAFAAVMGPDHPGHVRLYGRGVTKTVLKGKSGDSGPSLNGTDELMKQKMEEMEARMQKMQEKFEAQTEVMEQGITMNVIAQLQRLNLDLVLDPSMLRFNFRSRGEAASSNNQGVENEEMEGDDRSEDF, via the exons ATGTCCAACACTAACACAGAGAATCGCAAAAAGTTGAGGTATCCGCATACTGTTGGCAAAAAAAGCTTTGCTGTAATTCGCGAG GAAAAACAGAAGGAAGGTCCCGATGCTGTGACGAATAAGGCCATCTTTGTGGCTACAGGAAAGAGGAAACCTGGTCAAGTATACAAGGACTCATATGAAGATACGATTAGGAAAACA GCTGAAATGGAAAGAATAGAAACTCAAGAAAGCGAAGATGGAAGTCAATCAGTTGATGCATTTGCCGCAGTTATGGGACCTGATCATCCGGGCCACGTAAGATTGTATGGGCGTGGGGTTACCAAAACTGTCTTGAAAGGGAAATCGGGAGATTCTGGACCCTCTTTAAATGGTACTGATGAACTGATGAAGCAAAAAATGGAGGAGATGGAAGCAAGGATGCAAAAAATGCAGGAAAAATTCGAGGCACAAACGGAGGTGATGGAACAAGGTATTACAATGAACGTCATCGCACAACTTCAGCGTCTAAACCTAGACTTAGTACTTGATCCTAGCATGCTAAGATTCAATTTTCGTTCGCGAGGAGAAGCTGCTAGTAGTAACAACCAAG